One Eurosta solidaginis isolate ZX-2024a chromosome 1, ASM4086904v1, whole genome shotgun sequence genomic window, AAAGGGGTCACTTGCATCTTAACAACTTCCCTGTACAATGAGTCACATAAGAGCGTATTGAAATAAgttcatgagtcacatgtgactcatttctttatacaacttaaagacgctttcttggtatgaacgtgtcgttatatatttgtgaattctatgtgagCGCATATCAAAAGAtctaaactttaggaaaatgaaagaaaatttcgaatttttttttctgatacctttttctcattttcttcaatttttgtatatacttctaacttcaattaaacaaaaaagcacactTATACACGCTTTTGatatttatatatcaatttaccgttattgtgattcgaaaacttaaattatttcttatggtcctatatgttcacatgtgactcattgaacgtggtaaacaaaattgtttttgctacgttcaggaatcacatttgactcacaaaataaaatagccaaaataaggtaaataggtgtcaaattatttataaaaataatattttataatatatattcatattattcaattaagcaatacaaaaaaataatgggcGTGGGCATTCcaaagcgctttgtatggggacagggaagttgttaagcTTTTCtagttgtttttttcttttggttttaTAATTGAAGTAGTTCCACTTTGCAAACGcatttaggtacatacatactttcgtatttaaatattttaataggtAGATATTTAACTTAATGCCGTCAGACTTATGTCATTAAGGGATTCGGGGAAAAATGTTAATAGGATCTTTAACCTACTCTTATACGCTCTCGCAAATTTATTTCTCTGCTTGAACGATGACACGTTCATAACGCATCTTATCTGGTGTATCCCAACAACATTTGAGACATGTAAATACTAATACATTGCCATATTCAATGGGTATGGGTTCATTGTTCTGCTGTAGGCGCAATTTCGGTATAAGTGTAGAAAGTATTTGAACTTCACAAATAGTTTCACCATTACAGTTGGCGCATTTGGGTATGGGTTCGCTAAGTGGGGCCACAAGTAAGGGTAACGTATCACGTGAGTACCTTAAAAATGTAATAAGATTGTATAAATGTTCATATTTGGCTAAGTCACCAAAATGGAGTTACCTTATTAATTGTCCAGGATTTTGTTGTATAGTGCTAATAAATTGATGGAATATTATATCACCATGCGCTGGTAACGTTTTTTCATAAACCTCTTGGTCATCGCCAAGGGCTGCAGCAGCGCCACCGCTACTATTACCAGCAGCTCCACCACCACCACTAGCAAACGCTGCCGCACCATTTGGCGAATGTGCTGCTTCATCTTGCCGTTTATACTCCTGATATAATTCACGTGTATGATCTGATGATAGCGCACCACCATAGTTGTCATATTCTCCAAGTCTATGACGTTGCTCTTTTTCAACTGCAAGGAAAAATGCTTTAATAGTAACATCTGCTATTTTAGCAAGTGGACCTAGTGCTGCTGGTGTGCCGGTATGTTTTAATAGGGCAATCAAATCACGTTCCGGCTTTAATGGTGTCTCCACTAATACAACATCTGTTTCAGCGCCCTCAATTTCAGCGCATATGGTAGCGGTAGCTCCACCAAAACCcaccatagcaccaccaccaccaccaaaaCCATCTACAACGCCGGCCCCAGTTGCTGCATTGCCAGCAGCACAATTGGCATTTGGATCTTCAACTGCATTTTGTGGTGAATGCATATCGATTTGACTGAGGCTATAAACCAACTCGTTATCCATTGAATtactttcatcatcatcatcttcgtATCCATCACTATTGCCAGAATCCACAGCACGAGGCATATGGACGTTATATGTTGGTGAATTATCGTTTTTCCGAATTATATTGCCATTTTCTTCATTTTGATATTGCAAATCATCAGCACCAGTATCCATGCGCTCAACACCACTATCGGCGACAAAGCAATTTTCCTCCAATGCGTCACCCCAGTCATCAGCACCGCTGCACCATGAAATTTTTTGTGATTGTGTTGCATGTTTGGCATTCTTCTTTTTCTTGCCcataccaccaccaccaccagctgTTAGTGGTGGCGGTACAGCGTTAATTAGTTCCGATTCACTTGGCGTATCCAAGTgttgtgtgcgtatgcatagCCAACTTTTTGAGTTTTGGGAACAAGCTGGATTTAAGCATGCGAATACATAAAGGGTGCGATGAAATTGTGACTGTTCCAGGGGCGCGTACAGCTGGACGATCAGCGGGCGTGCTGTGCCACAAAGCGGGCACGAAGGCACTTTTATCTCACCAGAGGGCCAATCCTATGTGAAGATTAACGAAAAAAATATATGAGTGGGGCGAAGAAAAAATGTATTACCAACAAAGAAAAATcaattttaattaattcttttaaacAGATGCGTCAGCATCCTGCATGATGTTTTGCTGCAGAGCCTGTTGTCAATAGAGTGACATACATGCTGTATATATTATTTTGCATGTAATTCTACACCAACAAAAATATTACGCTATTTTACTCACCGGAGCTCCACCAACTTTATTCACTGTACTGTTTAATATGGATCCATGATTGCTAGTGATTTCCTCATCCTCGTAACCGAGGTAGACAGTGCTTTTATTTTTAGCCATTTTTCGCACGCAGACAAGCAATTAGCTTTCGTTTTCCTTAAAGCTTAAAGTGTTTAGTTTTGCTTTGTAAATGATATTTTATTAAGTCTATCGATTTTTACAAATAAAGGGATATTTGTGTTGattgattaaattttttgctacaaATATTTGCGAGAAGAAGAAGAACACCAGCGGATAAATGCACACATGAGCAGCCTAAAGGTGCGTGCACATTTAGcggcgcgacatgtagcggcagcggcgcttcacttttttgcctatttgatcaacattgccgctcatggccgcgtcgcgtagtgctgctgccgctaggtgtgaattgttccataagaatacatgcaaataatattttgaagcgcagtgtagtgcagctcagtgtggccttagcttaaAAGTATGCCAGCTTGTATAGTATATTTGCGTAAAAGTGGTGGTGTTTGTGTTCATGTGTTCATtaattgccgtcttccagtgagttttacagctccggctcacgctcaattctcacgggaatgctctggatcattgacagacttgagaagcagatgtcgtgaaattttcgcacacgtgaaatgtgataggcagatgccgccgctgtttttcatttaaaggcacgcgcacattacgctgcgcgacacgtagcggcagcggcgcctcacagagcgacatattttggcaattcacattaagcggcaatcgagcgacgcattgcggcaaaagtttgtgtttatttttgtttgcaaaatggacgacacaaTTTTTGAAggtgtaattatttcatttttgtgcgaagaagaggaaaggaaaagaaaaaggtcgtggcTATGGGGGGTCCAAGACATCTTatcctcaagatatgaggaaggagagttccacactcttttgcccagattgaaaaaagatggtgcaaaattctttgcatgtattcttatgaggcaattcacacctagcggcagcagcactgcgcgacacttcccaacgcggcttttttgcctagttgatcaaatttgccgcgcTGCGCCGGGTCGCacagtgctgctgacgctaggtgtgaattgctttCTTTAAAACACGTATGGCTCCTTTCAATATTTTCGTTTATTGCTAGCGCTAAAAGGCGCCTGAAGTTAAGAGATACATTCCCACAAGCTCAAAATGCTCGACCACCAACATCTCCGGCAcaaacattcatgtgagacaaCATCATATGATGACTCGCACCGTGTGCACCGTATGTCAACGATAAAGACaccccccgaaggctttggggagtgctagcgatgttgatggtcctttgccggatatagatacggtacgttccggtaacaaagcaccattgtggtactagcccgaccatctcgggaacgattaatatgaccacattaaaccttctaagccattccgccctccccaccccctggtGCCCTGAgaaacatggggtcgccagagcctcgcccgttaaatatgtgtatgatacactcatatttgtaacaggattaccTACTACCCCGAAGGACCTGGGTTAAAGTACTTAgaaaatcaacatcaacatcGCCGCTTAGCAGTGGGCTCGcaaagagtgtatttctgctatgaaaagcttttcagcgaaAATGCATCTTCCTCGCAGATGCCATGTGGAATGGGTTGAAACAACGCcgattgaaagagaagctcggcctaaatctcctcgaaggtatatCGTGCCTTATGTTAATTTGTTTAAGGGACATTGTGTCATGGTCGTCAGAATACATGGGCCAATAAGCCGTTGCCACGCCAGTTTTTCAAAATACGTAATTTAAGTCATCATTACGAGGATGTTCCCCTTAATTTTTAAGATTGCAGCTCTTCGTAAGTTACAGAGatatcttatatgtatatgtttgtatttttataaagaaagtggACATAGTTGTCTGCCGATTGTATTTTTTTTAGCACTTCCTCCTTGAATAGGAATATCTGAAGATATTGCTCCCTACTTGAAGGCAATAATTAGGTACTAAAATATCGAAAAGTCAATTTACAGGCtatatttgatatacatataaaaactctgCGTGGATATATACCGATTACGGCCACTTCTTTTAGGAACCTTACTCGTGTTCGAAAGTAGCGGCATGACAAATTTCATTACAACAATTAGCAATAAAGGAAAATTTTGTATCGCTATCAGCCAAGCTTTGGTGCTGAAGGAACGGATGGGCACTTAAACGCGGCCATAACTGTTTTCACGAAATCGCGAAGACAACAAGTATTTGGGGTTAGCCTAAAACATCGCATTTTGTATGTGACATATATGTACCCGTTTATAGatatgtatttcttcggtagaCGCGGCAGTGCTAGCCTCTAGGACAGAATGAAGGacagtctctccacaaggagctactcattgtatgacaaattttgaacgatccgagagaaattgagccatgctacatTCAAATGTCATGCTTTGGTCCCGGAATGACTTCAGTACTtataccaagctaccggtggaggtgcagattttgtacgtacgtatttgtctttttttcagtagaagcatgcgtatatGTGTGTCGCgggttaaaacaacataaaaacaagaaatacctactcgtagatgaaggctgttacgatcaatacatcgtacaattgtttgtatgtccccttgaaaatcaaatatttctgctgaaatagaaaaaaaatttaattattaattaattatctatcctctttggctctgccgccactgccgtcaacgccgttcatactgccgttccaactgcctctactaccgatgttttggttgaattcaattcaacacctgctgttcacgatgtttttgctacCACCCCATCAAACTCTGCCCCAATTGACGTAAGAGCCGCGACCATAAGTGTGGATGACGAACTGGTGGCGCTACGAAAACGTATGGAGATGTTAAAATTAATGAAGGAAATCGACGAGCTAAGAGCTAGTACTGGGGTACAACAGCAACGTAGACTGGATTTTGCCGATATAGAGCATGCTGTTTTCAAGTTCAGTGGCGATGATATATCAGTGACGGTGGGACATTTTCTTCAAGACTTCGAAGAAGTAATGGAGTCGTCAAGAGTAGACGAATGATTTAAATTGCTGGCTCTTCGTCGCTGCCTGGTGGGAACGGCCAAAGTTTTCCTTACCACCACCAAAGTGTTAAGCTATGCTGAGTTAAAAAAGGCCCTTACGATGGAATTTGATGTGCCGATACAGAGGAACGAAGTTTATAAGATGTTGCCAAGACGCAAGTGGGACAAAAAGAGCGAAACATTACATTGCTACGTTCTATTGATGCAGGCAATAAgaaaacgggcaaacatatgcGAAACAGAAAATCATCGATTTCATAATAGACGGCACAGGCGCACAGGCAATATAGTGTTAAATGCACATCTACTGTTACCAGCCAAAACACTTGATGAGTTGAAGGCATTAGCGAACCGTTTTCAATGAACCAGGAGTGGGAACAAAACATACGAATGCAGCAAAAACGTCAAATGTCCCGATAGAGATGTAGGGGAACCAGACTAATATTTGGTAGAAATTTAGTTatactgtatcgaggtcgattacagtgtcagattggcccagctgtaactctgaacacaaatagcgaattgttttagattaggtattagattaagaaatgtacgatagtgaagatagaaattaagttataatgtatcaaggtcaatacagtgcgagctgtaactctgaacataaatagcgaattgtatcagattaagaaatgtacgacagtgaaaatagaaattaagataatgtatcgaggtcgatacagtttcaggttggccgagttgtatgatcataaatgcaaccatgtcaactaattaatagaatacgcaaaaatacatcactgtaaaggaagaaaagagaggATTGTGGACTTCCGGTTGATTATTGGATTGccgactgaagaataaagtattaagataattaatccggacgtttatgctgttttattaaccatcgaaggtagaagtTACAACATATAAATTAACATGACGCATAAGAAAAATATCAAACTATTAGCCTCAGCACAGGATTATGAGAGTATGTAAAGTGGCAGACAAACATTTGAAGCTCATACAGTTGTTCAAGTCATTATAACGCGTGTACTACCTAAGAATGGGATTATTTCCCGCAAACGTTTGCCGATAATTAGGTAAAAGAAAAGGCCAAGTGTCCTGTAGTCCTTTTGACGCTTTACTTGGCCGTGATGCTTTGACTGTTCTCTAAGCTAACAATATTTCAACATTTTACCTCGTCTTACATTCCAAAAACTgtaagtaccctgcaaaaatcgttggatcatgtgggcCACTTGGGTCATACTGGAGTACTAACTTACCATTATACtgcactgtaatgcagcaatggaccaactcatgttctacacgaacatattataagccgatcattgatcgtttttaacgattgtaatcactacacgatgtttattcatGTGGATAATCCATGGATTCCTCTAATGTAATGCTGAGCtgaagtatatggtccagtcctaggccATCGCATTGGACCATATTTCCAcacatggagtactcgcgatttttgcagggtagcaagatataacttaacaagggggcagacacacttacttgtaagaatgtgctgacaccacacttcaacaaacacaagcaaagccaacgtaggtaattgatccgatatcatattgcgtaagcacacaaaatgcaatccatgggaactgcagcataagcgatatgatatgcggacaaaatgcaagtcgtgtgattcgccacgcaagcgataaaatattattttggccaatcgtgggaagtgcagtgtcagcaattatgaaatcacttagactaaggtagaagcttagagcttagtttaagttaatgatagagtcagtctgtttttgacattgaacggaaataaatggtaaatattgttaagcggaaaaacctatttttatttggatcttttcaggttgcaatggggccgcggggcggcccccaactttaactttttggagccctattccttgggctccttaactggcgcccgagcagggacccactggcaagtgggtccttcaaaaaaggacctccttaaatgtgaggtccatagtgattagtgacaaagtgatagtgatagtggagtgctaagaaaaaaaaataatagaaattttaccgataaaggaataaaaaaatatatagagaggcaagacctcagcttagataatttaaggcttgtacagccaataacgaaaataccaaaaccgagattcaccttcgagggggccctccggttataacgatagcttaactctgcgattcccttcgggaccctccagggtataaaagctcctatccccaggagaggtaaaacgaataataaaaaaaaaaacaagtgaataacaaaaagttgagtgaaaagtgatgctacacgcaataaattactacgtccaatcctaaaagccctcagagggctatacaggaataatatcaaaagaagcgagcctgtgacccctaagatcctctggcgcgcgaataaaattcaacacgaaaattgaaacattttataagagaattatcctacggccccactattgctattccaagtgcacgtataatcacactggctgggtgagtccgtatacctatacttctaggacggacgtcaccataccaaaggccgaaaaatggttaacgactcctgtgaccgtgtcatttatttatttatttatttatttatttatttattatttaaagtcgacgacaaactatggtcgactgcataatataaaagatatataaatatacaactcaaaagataaaatttaagatatatcgagctttcaacaatgttatattacaaacaaagaaatattaatgagcattactatttaatttcagaatataataataataagaaatatgagcagaaataagatcttatgccgaaatcttatactggcggaatgcatcagattccgctcagcatgatttcggaatgcagtggattccaatctccctgttggaatgcaacaagattccaatcagcatgtcatgggaatccggcagtgctaagagtagtgtaatgaggatacgccatcacaaggcataaaaaagtaacatgacctgtgttgttggaatgcaccggattccaatcagctcgatgcctgacccataagattatactgccggaatgcatacgattccggtcagtgactcatgaaaaagcatgttttttacgttgttggaatgcaccagattccaatcaacacagtactgtcttgttccttcttaatgatacatgttgataaatgttcctccatccttaagcgagatagttcctggtttttatcgaaggaataaaatgccggcaaattaaattagcttgtatctcttaaattagataggcaagtattgcattacgtatagtggcaaaagtacattcaagactgatgcagctatacaagtcattgtagtgcgcgcaccagataagaagaggattatttttagcaaagtttcgtcgacaaaggggtaaatagaaaggaacgtagtgtctggatactctagggggaaccgcaaaaaacaagcggctgaggaggtccgcggaatcaatttctccaataatgagcttatggatgaacaatacccccagtaatattctccgattttccagagtgggtaagttaataagaagaagtctacttctgtatggaggaaggtggagacttgagtcccaattaaggccgcgcaatgcaaatatcaaaaattgcttttgaactgactcaagacgctttatatgcttttgagaaacaggggaccaaacgcatgagcaatactcgggtattggacgaaccagcgatgtgtaaagaaccttagtgaggtacggatcatcgaactctttagcccatcttttaacaaatccaagtaaacccaacgctttgttggctatagatgaaatatgcatgttaaaattcaatttcggatcaaaaaggacacctagatcatttgcaatagatatacgctccaaaggcgtaccatctattacataagatttcaatgctggcttcactcggtgaaatgtcatatgcttacatttagagcaatttaaagctagtaaatttgttgtgcaccaacattggaacgagtccaagtcggcctgaagaagatccaaggaactcaaatcggtaggacagtaagtgtagcaaagttttacatcatccgcatacattatagtatgggaatataatattgtctgtggcaagtcattaatgaaaagtgcaaagagcaaagggcctagatgacttccctggggtacgccggaggaaactccgaacgattccgacagattgcacttgaacaggactttttgggcccggttagaaagatagctttccagccacattaataggtgaaacggaaagcccagtaaatcaagcttatgaataagcaactcgtggttgacggtatcaaatgctttgctgaagtccgtgtagatgacatccgtttgcttgttcgctaaaaatccttccataactatagaggtgaatacaagcaaatttgtagtggtagacctttgacgaataaaaccgtgttgacatggagataaaagactagaacactgatattgcagttgattggtgacaatctgttcaaagacccctgtagttttcaacttttgacctactaccttttttatgcaggggtataataaaagactgtttccaaagtgccgggaatgacgcagatcccagagatagctcaa contains:
- the trus gene encoding programmed cell death protein 2-like, with amino-acid sequence MAKNKSTVYLGYEDEEITSNHGSILNSTVNKVGGAPDWPSGEIKVPSCPLCGTARPLIVQLYAPLEQSQFHRTLYVFACLNPACSQNSKSWLCIRTQHLDTPSESELINAVPPPLTAGGGGGMGKKKKNAKHATQSQKISWCSGADDWGDALEENCFVADSGVERMDTGADDLQYQNEENGNIIRKNDNSPTYNVHMPRAVDSGNSDGYEDDDDESNSMDNELVYSLSQIDMHSPQNAVEDPNANCAAGNAATGAGVVDGFGGGGGAMVGFGGATATICAEIEGAETDVVLVETPLKPERDLIALLKHTGTPAALGPLAKIADVTIKAFFLAVEKEQRHRLGEYDNYGGALSSDHTRELYQEYKRQDEAAHSPNGAAAFASGGGGAAGNSSGGAAAALGDDQEVYEKTLPAHGDIIFHQFISTIQQNPGQLIRYSRDTLPLLVAPLSEPIPKCANCNGETICEVQILSTLIPKLRLQQNNEPIPIEYGNVLVFTCLKCCWDTPDKMRYERVIVQAEK